A single Phoenix dactylifera cultivar Barhee BC4 chromosome 1, palm_55x_up_171113_PBpolish2nd_filt_p, whole genome shotgun sequence DNA region contains:
- the LOC103714221 gene encoding LOW QUALITY PROTEIN: protein YIPF5 homolog (The sequence of the model RefSeq protein was modified relative to this genomic sequence to represent the inferred CDS: inserted 1 base in 1 codon), with translation MAKEFSVPPVVFPSSAGNPNAPHQRRAPAAPPFQPSRPAAASFATGPSNPSLPFLSFDIGSAPSSSSFSAPVFASTGGGPLSAGAASFDDEPPLLEELGINTRQIWRKTASILNPFRVNPDLHEDADLSGPFXLLMAFGLFQLLAGKFHFGIILGWVTVAALFLYVVFNMLAGRNGNLDLYRCVSLVGYCMLPMVIFSAVSLFVPHGGLVIFAMGAVFVLWSTRVCTRLLVELALCGDEHRGLIAYACWLVYMLFSLLVIF, from the exons ATGGCGAAGGAGTTCAGCGTCCCCCCGGTGGTCTTCCCctcctctgccggcaaccccaacgCCCCCCACCAGCGCCGCGCCCCGGCAGCGCCGCCCTTCCAGCCCTCCCGCCCGGCCGCTGCCTCCTTCGCCACCGGCCCCTCCAACCCCAGCCTCCCCTTCTTGTCCTTCGACATCGGCTCCGCCCCCTCCAGCTCATCCTTTTCCGCCCCCGTCTTCGCCTCCACCGGCGGCGGTCCCCTCTCCGCCGGCGCCGCCTCCTTCGACGACGAGCCCCCTCTCCTCGAGGAGCTCGGCATCAACACCCGCCAGATCTGGCGCAAGACCGCCTCCATCCTCAACCCCTTCCGTGTTAACCCTGACCTCCACGAGGACGCCGACCTTTCcggcccct ctcttctcatgGCCTTCGGCCTCTTCCAGCTTCTCGCCGGCAAGTTCCACTTCGGCATCATCCTCGGCTGGGTCACCGTCGCCGCCCTCTTCCTTTACGTCGTCTTCAACATGCTTGCCGGCCGCAACGGCAACCTCGATCTCTACCGCTGTGTCAGCCTTGTCGGCTACTGCATGCTTCCCATGGTCATTTTCTCCGCGGTCTCCCTCTTCGTGCCCCATGGCGGCCTTGTAATCTTTGCCATGGGGGCCGTATTCGTTCTCTGGTCTACCAGGGTCTGCACGAGGCTTCTCGTCGAGCTGGCCTTGTGCGGGGACGAGCATCGCGGCCTCATAGCCTATGCTTGCTGGCTCGTCTACATGCTCTTCTCCCTGCTTGTAATATTCTGA